The stretch of DNA TACTTTAGGAATGAATATTACTATTGTCACAAGTGCATTAAATGATGAAGAGGGAAAAGCTTTTTTAGAATTAATGGGAGTACCATTTAAAAAGTAGTGTATTGTATTTCGTGGTGCTATTGTGCCCATAAAATACAAAACTTATAATAGAAATGCTGAAGTAATCAAAAATTTAGGAGCATAGGATCCTGTTTATGATTCCTGAATTTTCACTATATATGATTCACGAATAACGAGACATAAATTAATAGTTAATTCATATTATGGAATAAAAGGAGGAAATAGTGTGGCCAAAACAGCCCTAGTAGAAAAAGCCAAAAAAGAACCAAGATATAAAGTAAGAAAATATTTTCGTTGCAATATTTGTGGAAGACCTCGAGGCTATATGCGAAAATTTGGTATTTGCAGAATATGTTTCCGAAAAATGGCCCACAGAGGAGAATTACCAGGGGTAACTAAATCAAGCTGGTAAGATATATTTAACGAAATCTATTATAATGATTTGGATTAAAAAGAGAGGA from Candidatus Atribacteria bacterium encodes:
- a CDS encoding type Z 30S ribosomal protein S14, coding for MAKTALVEKAKKEPRYKVRKYFRCNICGRPRGYMRKFGICRICFRKMAHRGELPGVTKSSW